The sequence ATATGAGTGATGCTTCATTCCTCTTATCCTTGGATACTAGCTTGCATTTGCATGCACATAAGTAAAGGACTAGAGTTTTGTAACTTTTAGCTATAAAACCCACCACTCATATCTGCTCCAAAAGTTTAATTCTTGACTGCAATGGCCTTAATACTAAATCTAAATCATCAAATGGTCATTTACTTACAATTTTATATGGCCAAATGATGACATCCCTTTACTACTACCATTTTTTTTGGGGGCCCTGTCTTCTGTACCTCACATAGTGCTTATTCACCTTCTCAAGCCATTGTTTCTTTCTCCCTTAGCTGATACTTGCAATGATGGATGCGTGATTATTGTGAAAGATATGTTTGCTTAGCTCGGGATATGGTATAAGCTGATAGCAAGATTGCACCTTTTGTTATGCTTCCTTGCCTGTGCAATATGCTGATCCACTTTTTTTTCTTGCCAACTGCTTTTATCGAGTGGAGATCCTAATTTTTGTTCTGATGTGTGTGTAGCTTGGCAACACTCCTCAAAATTTGACTCCATTCTCCCTCACGCCGTCCTCACTTTGATGTCTGGCGGTTCCTTAGATTGTTGATCGCTCAGCGCCGTTGCAAATGGCAGTGTTCCACTCGTGGAGGAGGGTGATGAGCGTGGCTGCGGGCTGAGAAGGACGCTGAATACTTGCTTCAAAACTTCTAGTGTGTAAATACATTCTGCCTGTTTCCAAGTTCCCATTTTTAGCTCTCAGAATGTTTGTGCATATTGCTACATGCACGTTTGTTTTGCTTAATCATTCGAAAGGAAAACCCTGAAACAAGCTTGATTTGACAATAATTGCATTATTGTTGTCTTCTTGTCCAATCTTATTTGTGCATTCATATAGTAGTACATGGTAAATCTTTAAATAAAGTGGTACACATGTACTGGGTTTCTTCTATATTTATCTTTACTCTTgagtttcaaaaatatttctcaTTTATAGTAGGTACAATGGGGCAGCCGGCAATCGGGGGTAGCGTTGTGCGGTATGCGCCTGCCGCGGTGGTCATCGGTACCACATCCGCGTCCTCCTCTGCGAGCAGCAGTCGATAGGTACTTCCACGAGCAACCTTCTCTTCTCTGTTCGTGCCACGGGGGTAGTGTTTTATTTTGTAGACTATATTACTAGCTAAATCAATACTTGGTATAAGCTGATATCAATACTGCACCTTGTGTGATGCTTCCTAGGCTGTGCAATATGCTGATCCATTTTTTCTTGCCAATTGCTTTTATTGAGTGGACTAGTGGAGAGATTCTAATTTTTGTTCTGATGTGTGTGCAGTTGGGCAAAACCTCTCGCAATTTGACTCGTCTGCTCCGTCTCCAGCCATCCTCACTTCTTTGATCTATGATAGTTCCTTAGATTCTTGACGTAGCTGAACCATTGCGAAGGGCGGCAAGCTCCCTTGCTCGTGGAGCAGGTATACGATGTATAATTCCATATCGAAGTTCAAATCCCATGAACACTTACTTTAAGCAGTGTTTTGATTAGGGTCTTGCTTCTCTAAGATAGACACTGGCCGTGACTATGTACATTTTTGTTTGGATGGGGCTTTGATTCTCAAATAAATTTGCACATGATCTTTTATATTATTTCGAAGCTAGTTGTCGAAACACAATATGTATAGGTACATGTACCGCACTTTGATATTCTTTGACCTTGTTTCAGAAATTCCTAGCAATTTCATTTCTTTGTCATCCATAAAAATCGGTGTGCTTAGGCTCGGATACTGGGTGGCACCAGGTAAATTAAATAATGTGTTGCATATACATCATGGTACATAAAAAGTCTGTATACATGCCCTAGAGGATCAGCTCAACggatatatataatttttatatatatcACTGCAAATGAGTTCTTGCACACATGATACTAGTATAGTCTGGTATCAGCTAGCACATGAAgtgagaaaagaaaatgaatatATATGACAGTAGAATCTTTTAAAAAATTACTTAGCATTTTCTCCCAGTTACTTGTATTTTTTTAAGGTCATTTTTTTTGAAGGTCACAGTTACTTgtatttaaaattcaaaatatttatTGACAAGGTACTAGTATATTGGTACATGTTTATTTCACTACCAACAAAATATTATTGTTGGCTGGAGCTGAAGTACACAATTGGACAGCTAATAAAAATAGTCTTCTCTATATGTGTGAAGAAATGGTAAAAAAATTAGCGGCGGAGAGGTAACGGTAAGAAAATAAGAAAATGATCAGAACACAGATGATCAGAGGTAACGGTAAGAAATGGTACCACGTAATGTTTTGTGGTACCCTCTTGTACCACCAGAAAAGACCGCCAGGTAACAGCTACTATGCGGAATATACGCCCAGTAAaaaacttaaaacaaaaatGGAAAAACAAAAAAGGAGGACCACATGATGCCAGACTCAACCTCAGCCACACACGTTAGCCCGCGGAGGGGATAAAAAAATGAAACGTCCGCACAGCGTGTCAGCTTCCACGCCGTTCCCAACCACCTTTATGTCCATTCAACTGCAGCGTGTCAGCTGTGAAAGAGGAAATACACGGCCTAAGAAAATGGAAATACGGCAGAATACAGTCATAAAGGACAAGCTGGCACGAATCTCGGGACATAATCAATGGACAGGATAGACTCACCTCGGGTTGCCGGGAACAAAATCGTGTTTTCGAGATACGGGGCGCTGGTTTGCTTGCCAAATGGGCGTTGGGCTTACTTCTGTAGCAGAAGCACGCCGAATATAATTTGCAGCAATtcattttgccaaaaaaaatattgatcTGGGTTTTGATAAATGTTGAATCTATTGTCTAAAGATGTTAAAATAGTTTGTAAAAAAATTGAAGGTACTATTTTTCAACATGTTGATGTATGCGTTTTTTTAAAATGTTggatttttactatttttttaaatGTTGATCCATTTTTCATAAAATGTTAAATTTAAGTTTTTGAATTGTTGAGTTTAAATCTCTAATTTGGCCTCCTTGTACTATTGTATTACTACTAGATTTTAATGAGTTTTAATGGGCTTTATAGATATATAGTTTATTCGCCTTGCGGAAGGTGTATAGGGACACACCCCCCCCCAGTGGTCCAGCACGACGGGAACAATTGTAGAGACAATTGAATAGTGAATTAGCATTTTTACATTGATCTCAAGGTTACATATACATAGATATATATAGGGGATTACAAGATAGATGTTATGTCTAACATTAGTGGATTCCTTGAATTCTCTCTCTAACAGCAGCAATAACCATGGCTGTTACAATAGTCTTAACAATGGCTATTACCATTGCCTTAACCATGGCTTTCAATCTTTCATGGCCTCAACTATTACTGCTGATTTGATGAGATCAAATAAAAGCATTGTAACAGGAATGCCACAATTCAGTTTTTTATCTTAGCTTTCTAGCTaggttttctttctttctaccTGTTGTAGTGCAGTTGACGGTGATTAAGAGTAGCATGGAGTACAATGGGGAAGACGACTTCGTAATGCCTTCTGTTTCCCTTAATATGTATCATTACTTCAGGATTGGTTTAGATTCTTTTTTCTTTAAACTTTCCTCCAATTAGCCAATGGACAGCTCTGTTGTATAATAATCTTTTAGCCATATACTTTTTTTAGAGGCCGGAACTCGTTTCCATTATCTTAAAAGGATGGCGTTTGACTCCTTCCGCACGGCGCGCCGCTGCGTGACGACCTTCTTGCCGGAGTCGAGCACCACCGACAAGGACCTGAGATCGCGCCCGGCCGCGCGTGGTGGATCGGAGCAGCAGCGCGGCGATGCCGCTCACACGTGCGGGCACGCCATGGACCACGAGGCGGTGATTATGTTGAAGGGCGCGCGTGTCTTCCTTCCACGACCACGAGGCCAGGATGTCCATCCCCGGCGCGGTGATGTCCGGCGCGTTGATGTTGGGGCCGCGCGCGGCCGGACATGGATGCGCCATCCGTGGCCAAGGCGGCGTCCGGCCGATGACCGTGCCGTTGGTTGCCACAGGAGACACGCCTGCTGCTTCATGTAGTCCCGAATCTTGATGCCGTCTTGGAACGTCACGGATGCAGCGGTGATGAAATAGGCACTAGCGAGGGTCTATTTTGGTATGAAAAAAAAGGCTAGGTGTTCCAAATATTTTGGTATGGTACCACTTGTGTAAagaatattattttttaatatttgCCTTTGCGGAATCATATTATGATTTTCTATATTACCGAGAGCAGGGCAGCTAGAAGTTAGCGAATACGGTGAAATATATATTCAATTCACAAATTTGTTGACCACCTAATTATAACTATATATTGACCATGTTTActgccctccccccccccccccccacacacacacacacacaaaaggaaaacaaaattcttggctccgcccctgcttgcACTCTTCAGTCACTGGTCCCTGCTTCCTTCTTCCATGGAACCCAGCGCTTGGCTGCTGGTTCTCAGCTCGCTCGTTCCAGAAAGATGAAGTGACTGTGACTGATGGTGCATATTCGAGTTTGTTGTTGACAGCACTCGGCTTTCACACGCAGGCCGACGAAGGTGTTCAAGGTATGCATGAGGCCAAAATCCTGCAAGTAAACATGTAATGAAATAAGCTTTGCAATTTGAACCATTCATAAAAAAGTTCGTATTATAGACTTTCAGTGTTCAAAACGACATGTAGCCGTGATTCTAGGCCCAATGCTttatctgtgtgtgtgtgtgtgtgtgtgtgtgtgtgtgtgtgtgtgtgtgtgtgtgtgtgtgtgtgtgtgtgtgtgtgtgtgtgtgtgtgtccaccTATGCAGCTAGAAACCTTTGACTGTACTGTGGGACTGTTGAAAGAAGAGAAAGACTTGATTAGCCCTGTGTTTTTAATGGCTGCACAGGTTTTAAATTCCACTTTGACAGTTGATGGATCCAGCAAGTGGACAACTAATaatggttttttttaaaaaaaaggagagaaacaATTCTTTCCTGTTCTATTATATGCAACCAGGCAACATACCATGTTCACCGTATGGCAGTGGAAAGAACTGAAGGAAGCAAAATGAAGCAACCACCAATCCTGCAGAGTTGTGCGAAGCAGAGTCAAATGGCTGCGTGTTCTTCAGGAATCATAAGAGTTACAGTTGATGGAGGGTCACTGAAGCTGAACTGAATTTGATGCATACCAAGGAGTCCACCAGCGAAGACATCCTGCCAGTGGTGCCAGTAGTCGCTCACTCGCGACACGGCGACCATTGACGCAAGAAGCAGAGGCAGAAGGACGATGCAGAGCTTGGCGACATGGCCTCTTCGATCGAAAGCCTTGATTTTGCCGGCCAGATACCATGACAGGAATCCAAGCCCCGCAAAACAACCtgaaagaggagaagaaagaCAACTACCCATTGTATAAGGTTTCAGAAAAGTGGCAGACTGCATTCAGAGAAGGGCTTTCAGAACTGTAGGCGATCGCCTACCTGAAGCGTGCCCACTGGGGAAGCTCTTGTACCCCTCTTTGATTACTTTCGGGTCTCCGTGGCACATGACATCTCCGGTGATGTTGTTGTACATCTAAAATGGATTGTTCAGGTAAAAATCATCAGTCAGAGTTACAGGTGAACCGCGTAGCTCTATCTGAAGAAGCTGTGGCCACAACAGAACTCACCGGCACTCCGTCAGGAAAGCAGCGCCAAAAGAAGTCCGGGCGCGGCCGACCTACAGCGTCCTTGACCACGACTGTCAGGACGGCTGTTATAAGAACCGAGAACAGAAGGCCTGCTTGGACATAATTAATTGTGCACGTCAGAAATAAGCTATTGCCAGGCACATCCCCAGAACAAAAAACAATGACTAGCTAGCGTAAGAAACTTGCCAAGAATGGCGTGATGCAGATCGTAGACGTTCCTCCTCTTCACGTATACTCCGATGATGAAAACCATCGGCACAACGATGGCAATAACCTGCACGAAATTCGAAAACAATCAAGATCATTGATCCGGGGAAATACAGTTGTTACAATTTCAACCAAGAACATGGTCTTGTGCAGAAAGATGAGGTTTCTGAATGTACCGGCACGGCCCAGCCGGGCACGGTGTTGTCCTTCATGGGGTACCGGAGGGCCGCCATCATGTCTCCGGCGACGAACCGGTGGAAGGGCTGGACCAGGCCGAGCACGCCGTAcatggcgacgaggaggaggagcacgatCCAGTCGACCAGGTGCAGCCAGGCGACCTCCTTCCCGTGAGTCCTCAGGCAcgggtgcgccgccgcggctcccgGGCCagcggtcgccggcggctgcatcccttctcctccctctcctgctCGCCTAGACTCGACGGcctcggcgaggcggcgagctGCTCCTACCCTGCGCGGTGGCACCTGATCCTGATCGAGAGGAGACCTTCTTGTTCCGTTGCGTTTCTCTCGGAATCTTTTCGCCTGCGTGCATTTTGCGCTGCCTTCCCTTCGTTATCGGAAGGAAGCCGGTGAGAAGCTGGGAGGTGTAGAGAAGTCAATGACTTTTCTCTGAGTCGCTGGTCGCTGCTGCTGACTTGTCGCTCGCTCCAGGCGCTTTCTGTGTCAGTTCGTGGAAGCTGTGTCATTTACTTCACTAAGAACATTTAGCGCGCTTTGCGCACCCTAGCACTATAATGAATTTTAACAATATAAATGAGTTAAAGAGCATACTtgaaattttattcaaaaaatatgtaaaaaattATATCAGGTATCCCTAATATAGCGTGCTTTGCTAAGCTTATGCTTCCCTTTTCTTATTCTCAAATAGTCAATTTATTACAAATATTTTAAATAGCATCTGATAAAAACTTTGACGGAGTTACGATAATGAATAGAAGCTCGGACGATCAGCTATTAATTCTGCAAAATAAAGTTGCATGTTCCCAATTAACATCTACACTATATTAGTGATAAGAATGTAAGGCCAGTCTCAGCGGAAATTTCATGGGCACAGTTAtctagactgagaactaggtaactgtgccaaatgagtttcatggtgatgaaactctcctcatattccatgaaactccagccttctctctccttgccatgtcagcaaaagtgataatatttaatgtcatgaaatccTCCATGAAACTCTCATTGAGACTGACCTAACAAATCTTGttcttttctatttattttcttcttttgtttatttctcttgctcttttcttctctttcctatttctttccttctattTCTATCTCCCTTCTTTTTCCCAATCTTTTGTATCTATTTATTTATctattctctctctctttcttcattATAAGTCTCATGTACATAATCTTGTTTGAGTATATAATTTATCATTCTTATAATTTTTATCAACCATGTTTGTTTC comes from Panicum virgatum strain AP13 chromosome 4K, P.virgatum_v5, whole genome shotgun sequence and encodes:
- the LOC120703932 gene encoding lipid phosphate phosphatase 2-like yields the protein MQPPATAGPGAAAAHPCLRTHGKEVAWLHLVDWIVLLLLVAMYGVLGLVQPFHRFVAGDMMAALRYPMKDNTVPGWAVPVIAIVVPMVFIIGVYVKRRNVYDLHHAILGLLFSVLITAVLTVVVKDAVGRPRPDFFWRCFPDGVPMYNNITGDVMCHGDPKVIKEGYKSFPSGHASGCFAGLGFLSWYLAGKIKAFDRRGHVAKLCIVLLPLLLASMVAVSRVSDYWHHWQDVFAGGLLGLVVASFCFLQFFPLPYGEHGFWPHAYLEHLRRPACESRVLSTTNSNMHHQSQSLHLSGTSELRTSSQALGSMEEGSRDQ